One Natator depressus isolate rNatDep1 chromosome 6, rNatDep2.hap1, whole genome shotgun sequence DNA window includes the following coding sequences:
- the RASSF10 gene encoding ras association domain-containing protein 10, with protein MEPEERKISVWLCQEEKLISGLSRRTTCSDVVRVLLEDNSQRQQLAALQESGGGMLSGPPESYCIVEKWRGFERILPNKTKILRLWAAWGDEQENVRFVLVRSEASLPNTGPRSAEARVVLSKERPCHGLGAARASLVLTQEKQRRVVRKAFRKLAKINKKRQQPLAKEASSAERMETLVHLVLSQDHTIRQQIQRLRELDREIDRYEAKVHLDRMKRHGVNYVQDTYLVGAGSCELEPGRELGPGPGPEPEPGPDGQLEEYARKCEEVLQLQEQWTRQEELLEHLAGEIQEELNERWMKRRREELAAAKGSSSSLSEPDCNTTELSGGAGGGELLVEQERVKTQLSTSLYIGLRLSTDLEAIKTDLDYTQRAREDKERELQRLLETLNTLDFADTQVAAQILLPVERAPGGPALHEAGLGAPVGSSDVWEGQARGRCKDCEENDEDSDTGLSSMHSQDSDSVPVCESLI; from the coding sequence ATGGAGCCGGAGGAGAGGAAGATCTCGGTGTGGCTCTGCCAGGAGGAGAAGTTGATCTCAGGCCTCTCCAGACGCACCACTTGCTCGGATGTGGTGCGGGTGCTGCTGGAGGACAACAGCCAGCGGCAGCAGCTGGCCGCCCTGCAGGAGTCCGGCGGGGGGATGCTCTCGGGGCCCCCCGAGTCCTACTGCATCGTGGAGAAGTGGAGGGGCTTCGAGAGGATCCTGCCCAACAAGACGAAGATCCTGAGGCTCTGGGCTGCCTGGGGGGACGAGCAGGAGAACGTCCGCTTCGTGCTGGTCCGCAGCGAGGCGTCCCTGCCCAACACGGGGCCCCGCAGCGCGGAGGCCAGGGTGGTGCTGAGCAAGGAGCGCCCCTGCCATGGCCTCGGGGCGGCCCGGGCCAGCCTGGTGCTCACGCAGGAGAAGCAGCGGCGGGTAGTGAGAAAAGCCTTCCGGAAACTGGCCAAGATCAACAAGAAGCGGCAGCAGCCGCTGGCCAAGGAGGCGTCCTCGGCGGAGAGGATGGAGACCCTGGTGCACCTGGTGCTGTCGCAGGACCACACCATCCGCCAGCAGATCCAGCGGCTCCGGGAGTTGGACCGGGAGATCGACAGGTACGAGGCTAAGGTCCACCTGGACCGCATGAAGCGGCACGGGGTGAACTACGTGCAGGACACCTACTTGGTGGGGGCCGGCAGCTGCGAGCTAGAGCCGGgccgggagctggggccggggccggggccggagccggagccgggccCGGACGGGCAGCTGGAGGAGTACGCCAGGAAGTGCGAGGAGGtgctgcagctgcaggagcagtggACGCGgcaggaggagctgctggagcaCCTGGCCGGCGAGATCCAGGAGGAGCTGAACGAGCGCTGGATGAAGCGGCGCCGGGAGGAGCTGGCCGCGGCCaagggctccagctccagcctgtcCGAGCCCGACTGCAACACCACGGAGCTGAGCGGCGGCGCCGGCGGCGGCGAGCTCCTTGTGGAGCAGGAGCGCGTGAAGACCCAGCTGAGCACCAGCCTCTACATCGGGCTCCGGCTGAGCACGGACTTGGAGGCGATCAAAACGGACCTGGATTACACGCAGCGCGCCCGCGAGGACAAGGAGCGGGAGCTGCAGCGCCTGCTGGAGACGCTGAACACGCTGGACTTCGCGGACACCCAGGTGGCAGCTCAGATCCTCCTCCCGGTGGAGCGCGCTCCCGGCGGCCCGGCCTTACacgaggctgggctgggggctcccGTGGGCAGCTCAGACGTCTGGGAGGGCCAGGCCAGGGGGCGGTGCAAGGACTGCGAGGAGAACGATGAGGACTCGGATACAGGACTGAGCTCCATGCACAGCCAGGACTCTGACTCTGTCCCAGTCTGTGAATCGCTAATATAG